Proteins from one Thalassophryne amazonica chromosome 20, fThaAma1.1, whole genome shotgun sequence genomic window:
- the LOC117501994 gene encoding protein S100-A1-like, with product MPSELETAMQSLITVFHRYASREGRSGTLSRRELRELMENELSSFLKSQKDPAAVDKIMKDLDTNGDGQVDFEEFVSLVVGLSIACEQCYQMHMKKSGKKH from the exons ATGCCGTCAGAACTGGAGACAGCCATGCAGTCACTGATCACGGTGTTCCACCGTTATGCCTCTAGAGAAGGTAGATCTGGTACACTCAGTCGGAGAGAACTCAGAGAATTAATGGAGAATGAGCTGTCTAGCTTCCTAAAG TCTCAGAAGGATCCTGCTGCAGTAGACAAGATTATGAAAGACCTGGACACCAATGGCGATGGCCAGGTGGACTTTGAGGAGTTTGTTTCTTTAGTTGTTGGACTTTCCATTGCCTGCGAGCAGTGCTATCAAATGCACATGAAAAAAAGTGGGAAGAAACATTAG
- the LOC117501786 gene encoding ictacalcin-like, with translation MMSDIEKAMTLLISSFHKYSGKEGDKMTLTKGELKDLLESELEGFIGKCADKAAVDQLFEKLDRNQDNTVDFSEFVSLITCLTVVCHEVLNSKN, from the exons ATGATGTCTGACATTGAGAAGGCCATGACTCTCCTCATCAGCTCCTTCCATAAGTACTCTGGTAAGGAAGGGGACAAAATGACCCTGACTAAGGGAGAACTGAAGGACCTACTCGAGAGTGAGCTTGAAGGCTTCATAGGG aaatgtgctGACAAGGCAGCAGTTGACCAGCTTTTCGAAAAACTCGACAGAAACCAGGACAACACTGTGGATTTTAGTGAGTTTGTGTCGTTGATCACCTGCCTGACTGTGGTGTGCCACGAGGTCCTCAACTCCAAGAATTAG
- the LOC117501993 gene encoding protein S100-A1-like, with protein sequence MPSELETAMQSLITVFHRYASKEGSSDTLSRKEFQELLRNELSGFLQAQKDPAAVDKIMKDLDTNSDNQVDFEEFVALVAGLSVACQQCYQMCVKKTGKKC encoded by the exons ATGCCGTCAGAACTGGAGACAGCCATGCAGTCACTGATCACGGTGTTCCACCGTTATGCCTCTAAAGAAGGTAGCTCCGATACACTCAGTCGGAAAGAATTCCAAGAATTACTGCGGAACGAACTCTCAGGCTTCCTACAG GCTCAGAAGGATCCTGCTGCAGTAGACAAGATTATGAAAGACCTGGACACCAACAGTGACAACCAAGTGGACTTTGAGGAGTTTGTTGCTTTAGTTGCTGGACTTTCCGTTGCGTGCCAGCAGTGCTATcaaatgtgtgtgaaaaaaacTGGGAAGAAATGTTAG